GTGGTGCGGTTATGATAGTTATTTTCAAATTAGTTTTTTTATTACGTATCTCCCTAGTTCTTttagttgaatagttttgaggcgtGTCATTCACACATTTGGATTATATATAACCTATGGCCACCACTGGATGAATCTTAATTCTTTggaaattgaggcgtgccatttagcgaattcccatggccctcgcaaacttgaaagtgcgtagttgtttTAGGCACTGTtcaaattaatttccttaaactcgggtgtgcatttcatgtgacccaaatccaaatctcatcaATGTTAGAATATGTCaaagactgcgggtgcatttatgtgacgtggttcaagacgtgttctAGCAGCGTTGCAATACtcctaaaaatgactaaaagcggttaaaaagttaaaatttgcacataggttcataattatttaaaatcagataattgagccaaaaaataatagttgagcgaccgtgctaaaaccacggaactcgggaatgcctaacaccttctcccgagttaacagaattccttactcggatttctggttcgcggactgttcaacagagtcaatattttcctcgattcgggattcaaccggtgacttgggacaccataaatctcccaagtggcgactcagaatctttataataaatcccatttcgattgtcctttaattggaaaaactctcttatacacccttacgggggtgtaggtaaaaaaagaggtgtgacactaTGTCAAAAaattctcaactcagggattggagccctaatgttggcaaaaacacgactagggaatggaggccctatgtctaaaatctcaactcagggattgaagccctaatgttggcaaaaggcgactaggaaatggaggccctatatctaataATCTCAActtaaggattggagccctaatgttggcaaaaaaggcgactagggaatggaggccctatgtctcatATCTCGacttagggattggaaccctaatgttggcaaaaaggagactagggaatggagaccctatgtctaaaatctcgacttagggattggagccctaatgttggcgaaaaagcgactagggaatggaggccctatgtctaaaagctcaacttagggattggagccctaatgttggcaaaaggtgactagggaatggaggccctatgtctaaaatctcaacttagggattggagccctaatgttggcaaaaggcgactagaaaatggagaccctatgtctagaaatatcaacttagggattggagccctaatgttggcaaaaaggcgactagagaatggaggctctatgtctaaaatctcaacttagggattggagccctaatattggcgaaaaagcgactagggaatggaggccctatgtctaaaagctcaacttagggattggagccctaatgttggcaaaaggtgactagggaatggaggccctatgtctaaaatctcaacttagggattggagccctaatgttggcaaaaggcgactagaaaatggagaccctatgtctagaaatatcaacttagggattggagccctaatgttggcaaaaaggcgactagagaatggaggctctatgtctaaaatctcaacttagggattggagccctaatgttggcaaaaggcgactagggaacggaggccctatgtctaaaaatctcaactcaggggttggagccctaatgttggtaaaagcgCAAAAGATTGAGGTTGGGAGTCCCAAGCtaacattttttttaaacatGCGGGAAAGAAACTTGGAGTGAACTTCCCTTATTTGGAGTGGTTGTTGTGGCAAGCTGTTTCTAGCTCTTGCGCATCTTTTCCCTttcggttgcacctgcttctcgCACGGTTGCTTTGGGTTGCACCAATTtgaacttttcaaacaaagaacaattgttagtttgaaacggtggttggttttgtggccttcattgtttttaATCACTTGATCTTGGCTCAACTCTTTTTGTTGGAACCTCTGCTGCTTGCTggcttttctgaagattgatctctaTCCTAAAACCGAGGAGCTTAACTTTTCAAAATTTCTCATGACGGCTTGTAGGCTTTGGCCCTTTCATTTTATTCTGCTTCTAGGGGCTTTGACTTGGGATTtgttttcattttcaataaactCCGATTTCAAAGCATCAGTTATTATGGCCAgtcaggatcgacttgatgcatccactgaggctgggtacttttatTTAGACTTGGCTTTTATTAAGAAGAACCCTGTAAACCCAATCTTGCCactttttctttgtattagtttcggaacagagttagaccgaaatgGATTCAAGGAAAAataaacaaaggacaagaaaatgaatttaaagGAGAAGTATTCCTTTCGGGGGTTCGGGGGGAAGGACagacttatctggggtgcatgcagacttcaaataGACATGATATGCTTCTTGTATTGGATACTCGATCCGTATAACTATCCCAACTTCTCACATACCCATTGCGACCCGTGTTTTTGAACCGAGAGACCTTGCCGGGACCGTTTCAGTACCTGTGGTGATGAGGGGTTCTCCTTTTTGATCAATGGCTCCCTTTGCGGGTTTtagccaatcgacctctctcatttctcttctcaccgtcgtcTGATAGTGctttttacgagttttcactaaccaaGCTCTGTCATTTCCAATTTCTCTCCccactgtcgccttatggtgctcgttggttttcaccgataagactctctcattttatttctctcattttgattgtatTAGATCCAAGCAACTGTGTTTTCTAATTCCGACGCCTTTGCCGATTAGTTAGAAGGATTTGGACAAggttcgggtaaaagagaattgGATCgcattacaactttggaaccgttcggGCAGGATCATCGTCAAACCATTATATCATCTGCCCTGTttaactttttggggaaaattgtatttttgttttggtgtgactgaaccccagagagaggctgcctacgtatcctttcagaatcaagtcgaacgtagttcagggaaacattttgtttttgttgttgttgtttttttttctttttttttttcgagttccaaagagggtaatgaaagaaaagtaaccggctcaaagggttagcaaaaggattggagtgtttggggtagcgagaatgaaagtcttcgtcatcccaatcggatagtGCTATTGTTGTAGAAGGactagacatagtaccttttgaccgcgTCTGCGTTCACAGCTGCCTCGGGGTCGTTTCCTTCGATATCTCCCAGATATAATGCTCCTCTTGGTAATATCTTTCGgataatgtatgggcctttctAGTTAGgagcaaatttgccctttgcttccTAATAATGAggaagaatacgccttaaaacaagttgtcccacttcaaaatttctgggccgtactttcttgttgtaggcacaggctattctttgttggtacaactgtcctCGGCAGACTAcgaccattcgcttttcatcaatcaaggttAATTGTTCCATACGGGCTTTGACCCACTTAccgtcttcaatttcagcttcaacaatgatccggagataagggatttcaacttctgtggGTATTAcgacttcagtgccataaaccaaaaggtacggGGTTTCTCCGACcgatgtgcgcacagtagtgcgatacccTAATAATGCAAACggaaacttttcatgccactgcctggaactttggatcatctttctcaaaatctttttgatgttcttatttgCTGCTTCAACGGCACTGTTGGCTTTGGAACGATAAGGGGTAGAGTTCCGATGTGTTATCTTGAACTGTTcacatacctccctcatcaaatgactattcaaatttgcagcattatccgtaatgatagttgcaTGAATACCAAAACGGCAGATGAGGTTAGAGTGCACGAAGTCTACCACAACTTTTttggtgacagatttgagagtaattgcttcaacccacttcgtgaaatagtcgatggcgaccaatatgaatctatgcccatttgaggcttttggctcgattggcccaatgacgtccatgccccaggcaacgaatggCCAAGGCACTGAAATGGGATGCAGTTTTGTGGGCGGTGCATGAATTAGAtccccgtgcacctgacactaATGACACTTCCAAACAAAGCTAAAATAgcctttttccatggtcatccaataatagcccgctcggaggattttctttgccaaaacatacccgtttatgtggggtccgcacactcctgcgtatacttcatacatgattcttccggcctcttCAGTGTCAACACATCTCAACAAATTGAGAtttggagtccttttgtacaaaacatcACTGCTCAAGAAAAAACCACTTGCTtgtcgtctaatggttctctGTTGGCTTGCTCAGGGTATTCTTTAATTTTCAGAAATCTcttaatgtcatgataccatggctggatatttggttctgcctcaaccgtattgcagtaaccatgcttttcccggatttggatttccaaaggatcaatGTAGGCATTGCCTGtgtatggcagcatcgaggccaaagtagcaagtgcatcagctAATTCATTGTGACAACGAGGGATCTACCTGAACTCTATTAACTTAAATCGCTTgccaagatcttccacatgtttcctataaggaataagcttgacatctcgggtttcccattctccttgagcttgtcggataattaaATCTAAGTCTCCCATGATTATCAATTCTttgacatcttggtcgattgccatgttcttacccataatgcaggcttcatactcggtgGTGTTGTTTGTGCAAAAAAACCGAAGCCGGGTTGTGGCTGGATAATACTGGCCGGTGGGAGAGATCAAGATTTCCCCAATTCCAATGCCTTTTACGTTTATCGCCCCATCAAAACATTTTCAAAGCATGGGTGTCTtcagatattgcctcaactgaatttacctcttcatctgggaagtaagtgctcaaaggttggtatccatcatcaaccgggttctcagccaaatgatctgctatcacctgggctttcattgccgtgcgagtgacgtagactatgtcaaactccgtgagcaagatctgccactttgctaatctcccagtggccattggtttctgaaatatgtattttaaaggatccaacctagttatgaggtaagtggcttaagcttgcaaataatgcctcagcttctaaGCGACCCATGTTAAagcgcaacaagttctttccaataaagtgtacttgacttcataactggtaaacttcttgctcagatagtaaatggcctgctctttctttccggtcacatcatgttgcccgaggacacaaccgaaagaattttccaagactgtcaaatacaagaacagaggcctccctgtctcaggtgggaccaacactggcagattcgacagatattccttgattttatcgaaAGCTTCTTGGCAGTTgtttgtccatttgatcgccgcatctttctttaacaacttgaatatgggttcacacgtggaggtcaactgggcaatgaactggctgatgtagttcaatctaccCAACAAACTCATAACTTCCTTCTTAGTttttggaggaggcaaatctcgaatggactttatctttgttgggtctaactcaatGCCCCTTCGGCTGACTACGAAACCCAAGAGTTTGCTAGATGGgactccaaatgcacacttggcagggtttagcttcaaatcatatttgcgtagccgctcaaagaattttctcaagtcccgaacatggtcatcctgagttttggacttgatgatcacatcatccacatacacctctatctcttggtgcatcatatcatgaaaaatggcagtcatggccctcatgtaggttgccccggtaTTCTTTAGACCAAACGACATGACCCTGTAATAGTATGTGCCCCAGGGTATGGTGAAagttgtcttttctgcatcttcttcatccatcaacacctggtgatatcctgcgtaacaatccacaaaagactgtatctcatgtttggcgcagttatcaacaaggatgtgaatgttcggcaaagggaaattgtccttgggacttgctttgtttaaatctctgtaatccacacacacccgagtcttcccgtctttctttggcactggaactaTATTATCTAGCCATGTGGTATACTGAACTACTCAGATCACCCCCGCTTTCAGCTGTTtcgtgacttcttctttgatcttgtcactgatgtcagttttaaactttctttgcttttgttggaTGGGGGGTAGTCGGGGTAAGTcggcaacttatgaaccaccaaatcaacatttagtcctggcatgtcgtcatatgaccaagcaaacacatctttgaactcaaacaggAGTTGGATTAATGCATCTCGGGTTTTtccatctgtgtgaatgcttatcttggtttccctgatttctttagaactacccaaattaaccggttcgctatcatttaagtttggcttaggtttattctcaaactgCTCTAATTCTCGATtgatttccctaaaagcctcttcttcatcgtattctggttcttggttcattatttcacagttagacagcatatttggatctgggcatgaagttcgcaagcatgtcatgttatttaaagccgcattattagaattgaaagaagaaataaaagagaaaaataaccaaatcaaaaagaataaagaaagatgaatgatgaaatattgatttcatttcgttgaatttgaagataacagggtttacattagaaattaaaagacaggaaactaaagaaaacatccgagttacatccTAGAATAACTCGTaatgcagaaaaagtggcaggacaggtctaccgggactcTCGCCTGATtaggaatggcgtagccttccaattctgcagTTTGGCATTAGGTCCCATATACAACACCTCAAtggtgcttgagccttcccctggttgaaccatgtgggctTTATACAGTATCTTCCTCATGGTCCCACAGATTTCTTCGATTTCTTCAGCCGTAAAGGCCTTATCTTTCTCTTTCTCATtgtattttggcttgacaaatgttctgtacagatgcggcaccggctgaggcaagacccaaccatcacTCTTTCTATTATCTGCCCATCTTACATCAGTTGGAGTAGGCCGGAagcctaccccaaagaacttttcactggcgGTCAGGGTGATAGGTTCAACTATTCCTTGCAACGATTTCCCAAGCCCTTTCCCAGGTTTGTAGCCGTgcctgatcatttctttggccaccatgatttATGCATTAGAAAAGAAGGGGTGAGGGAAAGGTTTTCCTTCTTTGCACTGATCAGTGACCACGATTTCAAAGGCCTGATAGACTATGTATTCACTCCCTTCCCTTACTTCAAGACACAggactgatgggtcccgataaattgattgctcataTTCCCTGTGAACCACAATCTCTTGATCCTCgtgctcgaacttcaccatctggtgaagagtagagggtacagcccccgctgcatggatccacagcctccccaaaagaaagttgtaggatgtgtccatgtccagATCCTAGAAGGTTACTTCAAAATCTACTGGTCCGATGGTCAAAATCAGATCAATCTCTCCAATTATGTCCCTTTTGATACCATTGAAGGCACGtacacagacgttgttgggtTGGATTCTTTCGGTACTGATTTCCATACGTTGCAGAGTTGAGACTGGGCAAATATTTACCCCAGAGCCTCCGTCTAACATAACCATTTTCGTGTAGTACCCTTCGCATTTGACTGTCAGGTGCATGGCTTTATTATGTGCGGCCCCTTCTGGGGGcaaatcatttttgctgaaggagatCTGGTTGATTGCGAAAATTATTTTGGCCATTCTCTCCAACTGCTCTACAGAAGTCTCAATAggcacatatgcttcgttaagggtcttgatcaataccttttAATGTTCGGTGGAGTTCATCAACAGAGATTACAAGGAGACTTGTGCGGGAAATTTTCGAAGCTGGTCGATCACCTCATAATCCGCCATTTTTATCTTTTGAAAGAAGGCCTCCGCTTCTTCGGCACTCACGGGCATCTTAGATGGGAAGCGCTTTCTAGTGgcattgttcacctcttccaaatTGAAATATTTTTCAGccgggttattttcttgaacttttcccgagatttctttgcctttgtaagtcaccactgatttgttgtagttccagggcaCAGCGGTAGGATCCGTCATGGGCTTTTGTGGTGCACGACCAATAACCATGGGCTCACTCAGCCTTGGTGGATTAATTGGCCCCCGCATCATATAAACtcccttgggcacatacatttgggTTATCTTATTCAGCTCGAATCTCCTGAGAGGACTCAAAGTCATCTACTTTTCTTTGCGGCCTCGAGGGACATAGAGAATAGCATATTTGGGAGGcgttgccccagtttcaacttcaactttcttctctgactttggaggggtggttttgttctttttctcccctttatcTTACTTCGGGGaagcttttggtttcttttctacaTCAGCAATGGCAATGATGACCTTTAATGCTGGGTCAAATTctttatcttcacaaatcattccaattacCGGCCCATTGTTATGGGCCGCAATGTGCTGGCAGTGGGTTATTAGTCACattgggaatatcttcatccctcagcactatcttcctttgttctatcaagttctctacggctctcttcagagtccagcaatcatccgtgtcgtgcccttctgcccctgagtCATAGGCGCATCGGGTACCGGATTTGTAAGTGGGTGATGCTAggttttgcctggtttgaggAACATGCTGTAGCAGACCCATTTGAATAAGCTTTGGTAACAAGCTGGAGTAGGGTTCGCCAATTGGTGTAAAATTTGGCTCTTGGACGGTTCAcgagggtggaaattgttttgtgaAGGCCGGGGGttgtagtggttttggtaagGAGGCTGGTTTCTAGAAAATGGAGCTTAGTTccggttggcttgttgttgtaGCCGAacataaggttgagcattcatgaccgtGTATGGCTGAGGAGCATAGGCTACATCttggtgggggtaatagtgttgcggggtcctttttgagaaaagggatctgggagtacggtgttttcttgcacccgatgctgccatggatgtttcttccttttcttgCCCTTCGTTACACCcccagacccaccctgaatggcttgggaggtagctctAATGGTGGATTGgctcaagattcgccctgttttcAACCATTTCACCAATTTTGATGACTTCGGCGAACGGCttacccattgcggacatcatgttttgaaaataattagcCTCTTGGGCTTGGAAGaagaccgtgaccatttcaatctcgtccattggaggctttaccctggaggcTTGCTCACACCATTTGACAACGTACTCTCGAAAGCTTTCCGAGGACTTCTTTTTTAGATTTGTCAAAGAGTTCCTATCAGgggcaatatcaatgttgtactgaaACTGACCGACGAAGTCCCGAGCAAGGCCATCCGAGATATGCCAACGGGATATatcttgatccatataccattcagaCGCGATTCCGACCAAACTCTATCCAAAGTAGGCCATGAGGAGCTCCTCTTTTCCGCCTGCTCCTCGCAACTGGTTGCAATATCTTTTGAGGTGTGCAATGGGATCTCCgtgcccatcatatttctcaaactttggggttttaaATCCCAATGGTAGATGCACGTGAGGAAACACACATAagtcggcataggatacactttttTGTCCACTCAAACCCTGTATGTTTTTGAGACACTGCTCATTGCTTCTCATCTTTCTCGCAATCTCCTCTTGCTCAGGGGTTTTAGTGGCTTTCTCTTGCCCTGCGGTGAACTCATATCGGGGTGGTTGGTAGTAAGTATAGGTGGGAAACTGTGTAGGTTCCAGTGGGAAAGATGGTGCCGTAGCCGAGCAAGGCGGAGTAGTGAAGATATTCAAAGCTCCACCTGAAGCTAATGCCTGGGGGAgagcctcagaaggtgttcccacaAAGTTGGCGGAAATAGTAGGGTATCttagtggggtatttggatagtttatgaggatgttggaggtcccacttgcccagGGAAAAAGCTCAGTAAatccagggattgcacttggtggTTCTCTTCCGTTTGACCAGGCATCCCatatttccatcatgcggagatgcAGTAACCTGTTTTCCTTGGCA
The Nicotiana sylvestris chromosome 11, ASM39365v2, whole genome shotgun sequence DNA segment above includes these coding regions:
- the LOC138881327 gene encoding uncharacterized protein, coding for MAIDQDVKELIIMGDLDLIIRQAQGEWETRDVKLIPYRKHVEDLGNAYIDPLEIQIREKHGYCNTVEAEPNIQPWYHDIKRFLKIKEYPEQANREPLDDKQVVFS